Within the Oncorhynchus mykiss isolate Arlee chromosome 4, USDA_OmykA_1.1, whole genome shotgun sequence genome, the region ctatttctgaaactatccgccgccattgtcgcaacccctattaccagcctgttcaacctctctttcatatcgtctgagatccccaaggattggaaagctgccgcagtcatccccctcttcaaagggggagacaccctggacccaaactgttacagacctatatccatcctgccctgcctatctaaggtctttgaaagccaagtcaacaaacagatcactgaccatctagAATCATCATCATCtcatctggtttccgagccggtcacgggtgcacctcagccacgctcaaggtactaaacgatatcataaccgccatcgataaaagacagtactgcgcagctgtcttcatcgacctggccaaggctttcgactctgtcaatcaccatattcctatcggcagactcagtagcctcggtttttctaatgactgccttgcctggttcaccaactactttgcagacagagttcagtgtgtcaaatcggagggcatgttgtccggtcctctggcagtctctatgggggtgccacagggttcaattctcgggccgactcttttctctgtataaatcaatgatgttgctcttgctgcgggcgattccctgatccacctctacacagacgacaccattctgtatacttctggcccttccttggacactgtgctatctaacctccaaacgagcttcaatgccatacaacactccttccgtggcctccaacttctcttaaacgctagtaaaaccaaatgcatgcttttcaaccgttcgctgcctgcacccgcacgcccgactaacatcaccaccctggatggttccgacctagaatatgtggacatctataagtacctacagtgccttgcgaaagtattcggcccccttgaactttgcgaccttttgccacatttcaggcttcaaacataaagatataaaactgtatattttgtgaagaatcaacaacaagtgggacacaatcatgaagtggaacgacatttattggatatttcaaacttttttaacaaatcaaaaactgaaaaattgggcgtgcaaaattattcagcccctttactttcagtgcagcaaactctctccagaagttcagtgaggatctctgaatgatccaatgttggcctaaatgactaatgatgatgaatacaatccacctgtgtgtaatcaagtctccgtataaatgcacctgcactgtgatagtctcagaggtccgtcaaaagcgcagagagcatcatgaagaacaaggaacacaccaggcaggtccgagatactgttgtgaagaagtttaaagcaggatttggatacaaaaagatttcccaagctttaaacatcccaaggagcactgtgcaagcgataatattgaaatggaaggagtatcagaccactgcaaatctaccaagacctggccgtccctctaaactttcagctcatacaaggagaagacttatcagagatgcagccaagaggcccatgatcactctggatgaactgcagagatctacagctgaggtgggagactctgtccataggacaacaatcagtcgtatattgcacaaatctgtcctttatggaagagtggcaagaagaaagccatttcttaaagatatccataaaaagtgctgtttaaagtttgccacaagccacctgggagacacaccaaacatgtggaagaaggtgctctggtcagatgaaaccaaaattgaactttttggcaacaatgcaaaacgttatgtttggcgtaaaagcaacacagctcatcaccctgaacacaccatccccactgtcaaacatggtggtggtagcatcatggtttgggcctgcttttcttcagcagggacagggaagatggttaaaattgatgggaagatggttggagccaaatacaggaccattctggaagaaaacctgatggagtctgcaaaagacctgagactgggacggagatttgtcttccaacaagacaatgatccaaaacataaagcaaaatctacaatggaatggttcaaaaataaacatatccaggtgttagaatggccaagtcaaagtccagacctgtatccaatcgagaatctgtggaaagaactgaaaactgctgttcacaaatgctctccatccaacctcactgagctcgagctgttttgcaaggaggaatgggaaaaaaattcagtctctcgatgtgcaaaactgatagagacataccccaagcgacttacagctgtaatcgcagcaaaaggtggcgctacaaagtattaacttaagggggctgaataattttgcacccccaattttaaaagttaaaaaagtttgaaatatccaataaatgtcgttccacttcatgattgtgtcccacttgttgttgattcttcataaaaaaatgtcacaaagttcaagggggccgaatactttcgcaaggcactgtaggtgtctggctagactgtaaactctccttccagactcatatcaaacatctccaatctaaaatcaaatctagagtcggctttctattccgcaacaaagcctccttcactcacgccgccaaatgTACCCTAGTAAAACTGCCTATCTTACCGaacctcgacttcggcgatgtcttctacaaaatagcttccaatactctactcagcaaactggatgcagtttatcacagtgccatccattttgttattaaagcaccttataccacccaccactgcgacctgtatgctctagtcggctggcccccgctacatattcgtcgccagacccactggctccaggtcatcaagttcatgctaggtaaagctccgccgtagcacgcgctccagcaggtgtatctcactgatcatccctaaagccaacacctcatttggccgtctttccttccagttttctgctgcctgtgactggaacgaattgcaaaaatcgctgaagttggagccttttatctccctcaccaactttaaacatctgctatctgagcagctaactgatcgctgcagctgtacatatagtccattggtaaatagcccacccaatttacctacctcatcccatactgtttttatttatttacttttctgctcttttgcacaccagtatctctacctgtacatgaccatctgatcatttatcactccagtgttaatctgctaaattgtaattattcgccaaCCTCCTCATgcattttgcacacaatgtatttagactctttttttctactgtgttattgacttgtttattgtttactccacgtgtaactctgtgttgttgtctgttcacactgctatgctttaccttggccaggtcccagttgtaaatgagatcAACTAGCCTAACTGTttcaataaaggtgaaataaataaaaaatttaaaatatGATGGCCTACCCCTGCCAAATCCTCCCGTTTCCCagacgacgctgtgccaattgtgcgcggCCCTATGCTACTCCcgatcacgtccggttgtgatacaggccgggatcgaacctgggtctgtggTGAcgactctagcactgagatacagtgctttGCTGCGCCACCTGATTCATGAAAAAGTCACgaccgggctgatggaaacatGAAACGctggtacaattttataaatgtcgACAATATGTTGCACTTCACAGTGGAATAAAACAATCAAAGCTTTATTTGAATCACCTGTGTAGCGAAAAACAAAATGTGCATCCATGACCGAGCTTTGGAAACCCTGTATTTGGCTCGAggaaataaattatgaacttcacagggtgatgAATGTGCAAAGTAATGAGTTTGATgatcctttccaataaatatcgactTGTCTTTTTCTGGTGAAATGaagatcgatgcttggctgcagtTGAACAAATCCAAATAATATCGCTCTCATCCATATTAATCTCCTGATGTAGgtagcctacccgcactgtatctacTAGTTGATAGCTAGAGGAAATTATTAGGACAAGTAAACACCTTTAATCGGCGTTCCAGCTGTGCTTTTGATCTCCGTAAATGCTAACGACAGCCGAGCGAGCCTATCACTTTAGTGCGAGTGAAATTAGTTCCGAACTGAATGTATGCGTCTAAGTCATTTTCACATACACATTTTATATGTTCGAAATCAGAATCATATATTCTTCCAAAAATAACATGATCGCTGTGTTAGAACGTTTATTTTGATCGACATTCTGCATTTGTCAGAGTGCCATCTGGTatcctgatttcagatgtgtccatgtaaacaggattattagggaaatcgttaTTCTTGCAAACCATGTAAACgttttaatcaaactattatattaatttGACTATCCACAAAAATTtgcattattgtgtgcatgtaaccgtacTCAATCAACAGATAAACCTTACAAGGTGAGAATGAGATCACTTGCATGTAACGTAAATCTTTCATTTAGAAATAAAGAGAATGTACATTCTTCAACAATAATCAATCTCTGATTACATAGCTTCCTCTACAAGAGGGCACTCACCCTTACATGTTATATTCCCAAATCATTTACATGGTCACATTTCTTTGCAAACTGCTGAGAACATAAAATGAAACATTTAGAAAGGGTAGCAAGAGCTGACCATCATGTAGCCCTAATCAAAATGCCCATTTGAGATGAATAGGAGACAAGCCAAGGGCAAAGGAACAATAAAAGACAAATGTCAATCAGATAACAATTCCACTGAAACAGACATTTGTTGGGTCACCAGTGTCTATTTTTAACAGAAAACAATGGCCTCGACATTTGCCAACCCTTCCCAATTCCTAAACTCATATTTGCAAAACATTTACATATTTCCAGCAGTGTATGTGGGAGTGGACACCCATTTATACATCTCTAGATACTGTACCAACACAGCCCTTGAAATATATGTTTAATGCCACAGTATGTACAAAGCATCATAACTTCAGTGCAATTCAGTCAAACATCGACACATTTGAAATGTTGAGGTGGAAAAAACAAACACAccaataaaaacatatatttggTGTCCAATATTTAGCCATTTCATCACAGTACTATCACTCACACTATGATACaaataaattaaagctacacattTTCCCTAAAGGGTGTGACCACTAGCTTTCAGTAGCTCTAAAACTCTCTATTAGTCAGAAAGACTGAGCAGAGACCAGTAGCTTCTGGGACGTAGCTCAGACATCCATTCACATGACACTGATAATCAGGCCCTAAACAGCAGGCTCTCCTGGTGCTAGCGGATGCCTAGGATCTGCCTGCTCTTGAGCTGGTagttcctctccacctcctccagggCCTGGGTCCGCAGGTTGGCTGCCTGCAGCCTCCTCTTCAGCCCCAGCTCCTGGCTCTTCTCACTCTGCTTCTGATCAGGCCTCTGGTTCTCTTTGCTGTCTCTGGCAAAACTGATCTTCTTTTCAGGGGGGACATTCTCCTCTCCCACATCTAAGGGGGCCAAGATGGCAAAAAGTTACACATGTTGAAAAGGTTTTATTGAGCGCTACATTATGTGCAGATAAAATACCCTCCCATAATATGTTACCAAAACAATTCTCAAGTTCGTAATTTGCCCAGAGAAAAACACAGGTGTCTTAAAGTGACCTAAATGTATTCCCTCCCCTTTATTTGATCTGAAAACATGGCTACCCTATATCATATTGTTCAACTTCAATAAAGAAGCAAAATCACGTATCCTCCCTTTTCCTGGTTTTTCGCTTGACACCCATACCCATGTCATTGGAATAGAGTGGTGGCAGGGTCTTCTGCTGTTTTACCAGGTTGCAGCTCTTCAACAAACTTTCCGCTCTGAAATGAAAATAAATTGTTGGGAGTCAAAATAGAGTATAGCCAACCCTCTTGCAGTTTTATAGCAAGGAATGCGATTATGACAGCAAAGCGTGAAGGAAAGTAGCATTAACACATCTTGGAGGACTAAAGCCTTAGCATTTAGTCTAATGTGACATTAAAACAGCAGTTTTCTGCATTTCAAGTGAAGTGATCCAAGGGAGCTTTGTTTTACCTGGCAAGTTTCTCATTCGATAGTCTCTCGTGAACACAAAGCTCCTGCTCCCGCTCTGTaggaggaatatatatatatttttatttaactaggcaagtcagttaagaacaaattcttatttacaatgaaaacCTAATTCAACAGAGTTACAGCATAACAATTCCACAGATTACAAACAATTCAGTCTATACTGTATACACTCAGTAGCATAGCCAGTGACACATTGAATACAAACAACAATCATTATAGATGTTTCAGCAGTCCACACCAAGCAACACTGATTAAAAGAACATCCGTGTTCCAAAACCAGAGGGGTCTCATCTGTGACTCTGACATTAtagggaccagggttggggttgaATCAGTTTTCAATTCAGTCAACTTAAGTGAATTGAAATTTCAATTAAGAACAAAATTAAGCTTAATCGTGATAAGGGTAAACACTCACGCTCCAGCCTCTCCTCGCACTCCTTTAGGGCCTTCTCCCTCTCCCGCAGCAATTGCTCCTTGAGCTTCAGCGCCGCAGCGGTCGGGGAGGTTGAAGACCCGGCTGGCTTTGGGTTCTCTGGATTAGCCGAACTCCTCCAGTTGCGCGCCTGCATCCTCCTCTGCTCATCGGCGACCACGTCCACCAACAGGCTGCTCTGGAGAATGGACTCCACCGAGGGCCTCAGGTAGTCCTGGCAACGAGGCACAACAACAGCCAAATCAACAAAGAGTAGAATGGTGGGCAGGAAGGATTAAAGTCTCTTGACATTGAAATTGTATTTTGAGCATAATAATGTGCTTGACGATGGAGACAAATAATAATCTCCTCAACAGGTATGCTGCAGTGAGGCGTTGCTCACAAGATGACTTGAACTTTAGATGGAGATTTTCAGTGCCGTGAAACATATTCCAAACCTTTAAATGGAGCATTCTGGACAGGAGTGTGTTCAGCTCCTCTGAGTACCGGTAGGGGATCCTCCTGAACTTCCCCTCTCGGATCTTCTCTGCCAGCTCTTTTTGGTTATAAGCTGTGAAAGGAGGACTTGATGGAAGAAACAT harbors:
- the LOC110522023 gene encoding serine/threonine-protein kinase Nek2-like isoform X1 codes for the protein MPSRVDDYKVLYTIGSGSYGKCQKIRRKSDGKILVWKALDYGTMAENEKQMLVSEVNLLRELTHPNIVRYYDRIIDRTNTTLYIVMEHCKGGDLSSLITRCIKERRYLEEEFIMRVMAQLTLALKECHRRSDGGATVLHRDLKPANIFLDVKQNVKLGDFGLARILNHDTSFAKTFVGTPYYMSPEQINCMSYNEKSDIWSLGCLLYELCALSPPFTAYNQKELAEKIREGKFRRIPYRYSEELNTLLSRMLHLKDYLRPSVESILQSSLLVDVVADEQRRMQARNWRSSANPENPKPAGSSTSPTAAALKLKEQLLREREKALKECEERLEQREQELCVHERLSNEKLARAESLLKSCNLVKQQKTLPPLYSNDMDVGEENVPPEKKISFARDSKENQRPDQKQSEKSQELGLKRRLQAANLRTQALEEVERNYQLKSRQILGIR